The following coding sequences are from one Halomonas sp. HAL1 window:
- the dsrO gene encoding sulfate reduction electron transfer complex DsrMKJOP subunit DsrO, with protein MDAIRRSLLGQMARLSAGAALMPFSSLAQAGINQQPARREGDPTKRYGMLIDLRQCIGCQACTVSCHIENAAPLGQFRTTVSQYEVQHQESGELATFMLPRLCNHCENPPCVPVCPVEATYQQQDGIVVVDSDRCVGCAYCVNACPYDARFINQRTQTADKCTFCAHRLEAGLLPACVESCVGGARMIGDMRDPQSQISRMIHEHHDALMVLQPEKNTLPQVFYLGMDERFTTRPKAEPVALEVLDPHGQEMGYEFHH; from the coding sequence ATGGACGCAATACGTCGCTCGCTCTTGGGTCAAATGGCACGCTTAAGCGCAGGCGCTGCGCTGATGCCGTTTTCAAGCCTTGCCCAAGCTGGCATTAATCAGCAACCTGCCCGCCGCGAAGGCGACCCAACTAAACGCTACGGTATGCTTATCGATTTACGCCAGTGCATCGGCTGCCAGGCCTGTACGGTATCGTGTCATATCGAAAACGCTGCACCGCTGGGACAGTTTCGCACCACGGTCTCCCAGTATGAAGTACAGCATCAGGAAAGCGGCGAATTAGCCACCTTTATGCTGCCCCGGCTGTGTAACCACTGTGAAAACCCACCCTGCGTCCCGGTCTGCCCTGTAGAAGCCACTTACCAGCAGCAGGATGGCATTGTGGTGGTCGATAGCGACCGCTGCGTAGGGTGTGCCTATTGCGTCAATGCTTGCCCCTACGATGCTCGCTTTATTAACCAACGCACTCAAACCGCCGATAAGTGCACTTTCTGTGCCCACCGTCTAGAAGCCGGGCTGTTGCCTGCTTGCGTTGAGAGCTGCGTGGGCGGTGCCCGCATGATTGGGGATATGCGCGATCCTCAAAGCCAAATCAGCCGCATGATTCACGAACATCACGATGCATTGATGGTGCTACAACCAGAAAAAAACACCCTTCCTCAGGTGTTCTACCTAGGCATGGATGAGCGCTTCACCACACGTCCTAAGGCAGAGCCCGTTGCGCTCGAAGTACTCGACCCCCACGGTCAGGAGATGGGCTATGAATTCCACCATTGA
- a CDS encoding DUF2892 domain-containing protein, producing the protein MSRNVGGIDKILRILIGIALIVLALTGTIGVWGWVGVLPLATGLFNFCPAYKLIGINTCKI; encoded by the coding sequence ATGAGTCGCAACGTCGGTGGTATCGATAAAATCTTACGCATCCTGATTGGGATTGCACTGATCGTACTGGCCCTGACAGGTACTATCGGGGTGTGGGGCTGGGTCGGCGTATTGCCGCTAGCCACCGGGTTATTTAACTTCTGCCCAGCTTATAAATTAATAGGCATTAATACATGTAAAATTTAA
- a CDS encoding rhodanese-like domain-containing protein: MALGATPSIADEVEAYRETTLGLYVTAIEAHDLMQDNDRAVLIDVRDPIEIKFTGFAEPTDIHVPWVLAERDNFDGEAKTWPMVKNADFAVQVSAKIEALGVNKEDPIIVMCRSGATRSAPAADVIAEMGYSEVYSMTDGFEGENLKKGQSQGVRAQDGWRNSGLPWSYDINPDVAWHPAH; this comes from the coding sequence ATGGCCTTAGGAGCCACACCCTCTATTGCAGACGAAGTCGAGGCCTACCGGGAAACAACATTAGGTCTCTATGTCACAGCCATTGAGGCTCATGACCTCATGCAAGATAACGATCGTGCTGTACTCATTGACGTACGTGACCCCATTGAGATCAAGTTTACGGGCTTCGCTGAGCCCACCGATATTCATGTACCTTGGGTGCTAGCCGAGCGCGACAACTTCGATGGAGAAGCGAAGACTTGGCCAATGGTCAAAAACGCTGACTTCGCGGTGCAAGTAAGCGCCAAAATAGAAGCGCTGGGCGTAAACAAAGAAGACCCGATCATTGTCATGTGTCGCTCCGGAGCCACCCGCAGCGCCCCCGCTGCCGATGTGATCGCCGAGATGGGATACAGCGAAGTCTACTCCATGACCGATGGTTTCGAGGGTGAAAATCTCAAGAAGGGTCAGTCCCAGGGTGTAAGAGCGCAGGATGGGTGGCGCAATTCGGGCCTTCCGTGGAGCTATGACATCAATCCTGATGTGGCATGGCACCCTGCGCACTAA
- a CDS encoding pirin-like C-terminal cupin domain-containing protein, which produces MLLGGETLNGPRYISWNFVASSQEKLEAAKQAWVEADFENGRFRLPPADDAEFIPFPGKPAK; this is translated from the coding sequence ATGCTACTGGGCGGTGAAACGCTGAATGGCCCCCGCTATATATCTTGGAACTTCGTCGCTTCTTCGCAGGAAAAGCTGGAGGCCGCAAAGCAGGCTTGGGTAGAAGCGGATTTTGAAAATGGTCGCTTTCGCCTTCCCCCGGCAGACGATGCTGAGTTCATTCCTTTTCCCGGAAAGCCTGCTAAATAA
- a CDS encoding MFS transporter encodes MPIALFALTLSAFAIGTTEFVIVGLVPTIAQDLGVSLPSAGLLVSLYAAGVAVGAPVLTAMTGRLNRKWVLLGLMALFIIGNLLAWQAPGYGSLISARILTGLAHGVFFSIGSTIATSLVSKDKEASAIAIMFTGLTVALVTGVPLGTWIGQNFGWRATFLVVSSLGLLALIGSALLVPNNLKKAVPASLSQQFKVLTHPRLLLVYLITILGYGGTFTAFTYLAPILQEVSGFGNNAISLILLVYGVSVAFGNIYGGKMADRMGPISALTLIFSGLIATLLVLAVSATHPVTAVLTVLIWGAFAFGNVPGLQVYVVQLAERYVPEAVDVASGLNIAAFNIGIALGSVTGGYVVDGMSLTDTAWIGAGIVTLALVLTRFSGSLDRRGQDAVTST; translated from the coding sequence ATGCCTATTGCATTGTTCGCACTGACGCTCAGTGCCTTTGCCATTGGCACCACCGAATTCGTGATCGTCGGATTGGTGCCTACCATTGCCCAGGATTTGGGCGTTTCGCTACCTTCGGCCGGTCTCTTGGTTAGCCTCTATGCGGCCGGGGTTGCTGTCGGCGCACCCGTGCTGACAGCGATGACCGGTCGCCTGAATCGCAAGTGGGTGCTTCTTGGCCTGATGGCCTTGTTTATCATCGGCAACCTTTTAGCTTGGCAAGCGCCAGGCTACGGCTCATTGATTTCGGCACGCATCTTAACGGGCTTGGCCCATGGTGTGTTTTTCTCCATCGGCTCGACCATCGCCACTAGCCTAGTCAGCAAGGACAAGGAAGCCAGCGCTATTGCTATCATGTTCACAGGCCTGACGGTGGCTCTCGTCACGGGTGTTCCCCTAGGCACCTGGATTGGTCAAAACTTCGGTTGGCGTGCCACTTTCTTAGTGGTTTCTTCCCTTGGCCTCTTAGCCCTGATCGGTAGCGCCCTGCTCGTACCCAATAACCTGAAAAAAGCTGTTCCAGCCTCTCTCAGCCAGCAGTTTAAGGTTTTAACGCATCCGCGCCTCTTGCTCGTATATCTGATCACCATTCTTGGCTATGGCGGCACATTCACTGCATTTACCTACCTAGCACCTATCCTGCAGGAGGTTAGCGGATTCGGGAATAACGCCATCAGCCTGATCCTGCTGGTCTACGGCGTCTCGGTAGCGTTTGGCAACATTTACGGCGGAAAGATGGCCGATCGTATGGGCCCCATCAGCGCTCTGACGCTGATTTTCTCAGGCCTTATCGCCACCTTGCTGGTATTGGCAGTTTCCGCCACACATCCAGTAACCGCTGTACTGACCGTGCTTATCTGGGGTGCTTTCGCATTCGGTAACGTGCCTGGCCTACAGGTTTACGTGGTGCAGTTGGCTGAGCGCTACGTGCCCGAAGCCGTCGATGTCGCTTCCGGCCTCAACATTGCCGCCTTCAACATCGGTATTGCCTTGGGCTCTGTGACTGGTGGCTATGTGGTCGACGGCATGAGCCTGACCGATACCGCCTGGATTGGCGCTGGCATCGTCACCCTAGCACTGGTGCTCACTCGATTCTCTGGCAGTTTGGATCGTCGTGGCCAAGACGCCGTGACCAGCACTTAA
- a CDS encoding LysR family transcriptional regulator: MLSRTVDLQLLVAVVDSGGFSAAARQMDVPVAKVSRAVQRLEQQLGTPLLNRTTRSVTLTSEGRTFVERVRLGLSTLEEAEEAMRLSQARPSGRLRVDAATPFVLHQLVPLIGAFREHYPGIELELSASDDIINLLEQRTDVAIRIGGLEDSTLHARPLGRSPLQLVASPQYLERHGVPVSPVALRDHQLLGFLNADNLNRWPVEGLPQEGPNIQAQMRTSSGEVMRQLCLAGEGIACFSRFMIRNDLERGSLVGFMMDRMISPHPREMVQAVYYRNTALSGRIGAFLDFVAPRLRL; this comes from the coding sequence ATGCTGAGCCGTACTGTCGATCTTCAGTTGCTGGTGGCCGTGGTGGACAGCGGTGGGTTTAGCGCTGCCGCCCGCCAAATGGACGTCCCTGTAGCTAAGGTGTCCCGCGCTGTTCAACGCCTGGAGCAGCAACTGGGTACCCCACTACTTAACCGAACAACACGTAGCGTGACGTTGACGAGTGAAGGGCGCACTTTCGTCGAGCGAGTAAGGCTGGGATTGAGTACGTTAGAGGAGGCTGAAGAAGCCATGCGATTGAGCCAGGCGCGTCCTAGTGGCCGCTTGCGAGTTGATGCAGCCACGCCTTTTGTGCTGCATCAACTGGTACCCTTGATCGGGGCGTTTCGCGAGCATTACCCTGGAATCGAGCTTGAGCTATCGGCCTCTGATGACATCATCAACCTTCTGGAGCAGCGAACAGACGTGGCAATTCGGATTGGCGGTTTAGAAGATTCCACACTGCACGCCCGTCCTTTAGGTCGGTCGCCATTGCAATTAGTGGCTAGTCCTCAGTACTTAGAGCGCCATGGTGTGCCGGTGAGTCCTGTCGCATTGCGTGATCACCAGTTGCTAGGGTTTCTTAACGCCGATAACCTCAACCGTTGGCCTGTGGAAGGCCTTCCTCAGGAAGGCCCCAATATTCAAGCCCAGATGAGAACTTCTAGCGGGGAAGTGATGCGTCAGCTTTGCCTTGCTGGTGAAGGCATCGCCTGCTTCTCACGCTTTATGATTCGGAATGATCTTGAGAGAGGATCTTTGGTCGGATTTATGATGGATCGAATGATCAGTCCTCATCCTCGTGAAATGGTCCAGGCGGTCTATTATCGTAATACGGCCCTTTCGGGGCGAATTGGAGCTTTTCTTGACTTTGTGGCTCCACGGTTAAGGCTTTGA
- a CDS encoding HlyD family secretion protein yields the protein MSRQQLDDDLASLESTEAALAAARAGVLSALAAIEAADSKVIESQAAIEAASATVDKLEADLEDSQLRSDRVARVQYRVAQPGEVLPAGGVVLNLVDLTDVYMTFFLPERQAGRVALGADVHLVLDAAPQYVIQANVSYVSSVAQFTPKSVETASEREKLMFRVKARIDPALLEQHLDKVKTGLPGMAYLKLDDTLDWPDELKVNVTP from the coding sequence TTGTCGAGGCAGCAACTCGACGATGACTTGGCCAGCCTGGAGAGTACCGAAGCCGCGCTGGCCGCTGCACGTGCGGGTGTGCTCTCCGCCTTGGCAGCCATCGAGGCAGCCGATTCAAAGGTTATTGAATCACAGGCGGCCATTGAGGCAGCCAGCGCAACAGTGGACAAGCTGGAGGCAGATCTTGAAGACAGTCAACTGCGCAGTGACCGGGTGGCAAGGGTTCAATATCGTGTCGCCCAGCCCGGTGAAGTGCTGCCAGCCGGGGGTGTGGTACTCAACCTCGTCGATCTGACCGATGTCTACATGACCTTTTTCCTGCCTGAGCGTCAAGCCGGGCGTGTTGCGTTGGGTGCCGACGTGCACCTGGTGCTGGACGCAGCACCTCAGTATGTAATCCAGGCTAACGTCAGCTACGTCTCCAGCGTGGCCCAATTCACTCCCAAGTCCGTGGAGACAGCTAGCGAACGTGAAAAGCTGATGTTTCGGGTCAAGGCCCGTATCGACCCCGCGCTACTTGAACAGCACCTAGACAAAGTCAAAACCGGTTTGCCGGGCATGGCCTATCTCAAGCTTGATGATACGCTCGATTGGCCCGACGAACTGAAGGTCAACGTGACGCCATGA
- the rbbA gene encoding ribosome-associated ATPase/putative transporter RbbA, with protein MTIDGSVVRLEGVSLRYGSVHALSGLNLAIPAGCMVGLIGPDGVGKSSLMALIAGARKIQQGRVVVLDGDMAEGRHRKEVCRRIAYMPQGLGKNLYPTLTVFENLDFFGRLFGLDRQSRHSRIAELLHSTGLARFTERPVGKLSGGMKQKLGLCCALIHDPDLLILDEPTTGVDPLSRAQFWDLIGRIRSKRPGMSVLVATAYMEEARNFDWLVVMDDGQVLNTGAPNDLLAATGSATLEEAFIRLLPETKRRRYREFKISPRQPDANIAIEAHGLTKRFGDFVAVDRADFRIERGEIFGFLGSNGCGKTTTMKMLTGLLSASEGKALLFDKPVDPRDIATRSRVGYMSQGFSLYTELTLRQNLELHAHLFHLPKAERATRVREMLDRFDLTAVADKLPPALPLGVRQRLSLAVAVIHRPELLILDEPTSGVDPIARDNFWLLLGQISRGEGVTIFISTHFMNEAMRCDRIALMHAGRVLATDTPEKLLASRGLPTLEATFMAYLKEASKIDEAESEKPTTTSLKPHPPTRSGGLTVSLRRLFSYTHRETLELRRDPIRATLALLGSLILMFIMGYGINMDVEHLTYAVLDRDQTTTSQAYTLNLTGSRYFTEKPPLTDYSDVQQRLRSGDISLAVEIPPGFGRDIKRGNVPKVAYWVDGSMPVRADTIKGYVEGIHADTLARLSEGAGAFSPPVEIAIRYRYNPDVRSLPAMAPAMIPLLLMLIPAMLTALGVVREKELGSIINLYVTPVSRLEFLLGKQLPYIMLAMINFVTLVAFAVLAFGVPVKGSLLTLSLGALLYVICSTGMGLLMSSVLHSQIAAIFGTAIATLVPAIQFSGLLSPVSALQGGAAVIGHIYPTSHFLIISRGVFSKALSLGDLTPYFLALLITIPVLTLLSVLGLRKQER; from the coding sequence ATGACCATTGATGGATCTGTAGTGCGGCTGGAAGGTGTCAGCTTGCGCTATGGTTCAGTGCATGCGTTATCCGGTCTAAATTTGGCCATTCCCGCTGGCTGTATGGTGGGGTTGATCGGGCCCGATGGCGTCGGTAAGTCCAGTCTGATGGCCCTGATTGCCGGTGCCAGAAAAATTCAGCAGGGTAGGGTTGTCGTATTAGACGGCGACATGGCAGAAGGGCGGCATCGCAAAGAGGTGTGTCGGAGGATTGCCTATATGCCTCAGGGGTTGGGAAAGAACCTCTATCCCACCCTGACAGTCTTTGAAAATCTCGATTTCTTCGGCCGTCTATTCGGTCTGGATCGTCAGAGCCGGCATAGTCGTATTGCCGAACTTTTGCATAGTACTGGGCTGGCTAGGTTCACGGAACGCCCTGTCGGCAAGCTCTCCGGCGGTATGAAGCAAAAGCTGGGGTTATGCTGTGCGCTGATCCACGATCCCGACCTGTTGATACTCGATGAACCCACCACGGGCGTCGATCCTTTATCACGGGCTCAGTTTTGGGACCTGATTGGGCGGATACGGAGCAAGCGTCCAGGTATGAGCGTGTTAGTCGCCACTGCCTATATGGAGGAGGCTCGAAACTTCGACTGGTTGGTGGTGATGGATGACGGGCAGGTATTGAATACTGGCGCGCCTAACGATCTGCTGGCAGCGACGGGAAGTGCAACGCTCGAGGAAGCTTTTATCAGGTTGTTGCCTGAGACTAAACGGCGCAGGTATCGAGAGTTCAAAATATCGCCCCGCCAACCTGATGCCAATATAGCCATCGAGGCCCATGGACTGACCAAGCGGTTCGGCGATTTTGTCGCCGTGGATCGCGCCGACTTTCGTATCGAGCGCGGTGAAATATTTGGTTTCCTGGGATCCAATGGTTGTGGGAAGACCACCACGATGAAGATGCTCACCGGGCTACTATCCGCCAGCGAAGGAAAGGCATTGCTGTTCGATAAGCCCGTCGATCCGCGCGATATTGCTACGCGCAGTCGGGTGGGCTACATGTCCCAGGGTTTTTCTCTCTATACAGAACTGACGCTACGTCAGAACCTTGAGTTGCATGCGCACCTGTTTCATCTGCCTAAGGCTGAGCGTGCCACACGCGTGAGGGAGATGCTGGATCGCTTTGATCTCACGGCAGTGGCTGACAAATTACCGCCAGCGCTTCCACTGGGAGTGCGTCAACGGCTGTCGTTGGCGGTGGCAGTTATTCACCGACCTGAGTTATTGATTCTTGATGAACCCACCTCCGGGGTGGATCCGATAGCACGCGATAACTTCTGGCTGCTGTTAGGGCAGATCTCCCGTGGAGAGGGAGTGACGATCTTTATCTCCACCCACTTCATGAACGAGGCAATGCGCTGCGACCGGATCGCTTTGATGCATGCCGGGCGCGTATTGGCTACCGACACCCCTGAGAAGCTACTAGCGTCGCGTGGCTTACCCACACTAGAAGCTACCTTTATGGCGTATCTGAAAGAGGCTAGTAAGATAGATGAAGCCGAGTCCGAAAAGCCGACGACTACCTCTCTCAAACCGCACCCGCCGACCCGGTCAGGCGGGCTGACCGTTAGCTTGCGCCGTTTGTTCAGCTATACCCACCGAGAGACCCTGGAGCTACGTCGCGACCCGATACGCGCCACGCTGGCGCTGCTGGGTAGTCTGATCCTAATGTTTATCATGGGATATGGCATCAATATGGATGTCGAACATTTGACCTATGCCGTGCTCGACCGTGACCAGACCACGACCAGCCAAGCGTATACTCTCAATCTAACGGGATCGCGTTATTTCACCGAAAAGCCTCCTCTGACCGACTACAGCGATGTACAGCAGCGTCTACGCAGCGGCGACATCAGCCTGGCGGTGGAAATTCCGCCAGGGTTTGGCCGTGATATCAAGCGTGGCAATGTGCCCAAAGTTGCTTACTGGGTCGATGGTTCCATGCCGGTCAGGGCCGATACTATCAAGGGGTATGTCGAGGGGATTCATGCGGACACCTTGGCTCGCTTGAGCGAAGGGGCTGGAGCTTTTTCTCCTCCCGTCGAGATTGCCATTCGCTACCGCTACAATCCCGACGTTAGAAGTCTGCCAGCCATGGCCCCGGCGATGATCCCACTGCTGCTCATGTTGATACCTGCGATGCTGACTGCCTTGGGAGTCGTACGTGAGAAGGAGCTCGGCTCTATTATCAATCTCTACGTTACGCCGGTTTCTCGGTTGGAATTTCTGCTCGGCAAACAGTTGCCCTACATCATGCTGGCGATGATCAATTTCGTCACCCTGGTGGCGTTCGCCGTGTTGGCCTTTGGTGTGCCGGTGAAGGGTAGCCTGCTGACATTGAGCCTAGGCGCGCTGCTCTATGTCATCTGTTCCACGGGGATGGGATTGTTGATGTCATCGGTTCTGCATAGTCAGATTGCCGCTATCTTCGGTACCGCCATCGCTACACTGGTGCCTGCGATCCAGTTTTCGGGGCTACTCTCTCCAGTTTCCGCGCTGCAAGGGGGTGCGGCTGTCATTGGACATATCTATCCCACCAGCCATTTTTTGATTATCAGCCGAGGCGTGTTTTCCAAAGCGCTCAGTCTGGGAGATCTGACACCGTATTTTCTGGCCCTGCTGATCACCATCCCCGTACTGACGTTATTGAGTGTTTTGGGTCTCAGGAAACAGGAGCGCTGA
- a CDS encoding ABC transporter permease: protein MARLANILQLGIKEIRSLYRDPALMLLIIYSFTLGIYLSATGEPEAPFRASVAIVDEDQSQASLRIVNAFQLPYFLPPEFIDIGQMDRGMDAGRYTFTLNIPPNFQRDLLAARQPTIQLNVDATQISQAFTGAGHIQRIISDEVADFIGTYQHPSPGRIEAVVRAEFNANLNRSWFGAINEAINQITMLSIILTGAALIREREHGTIEHLLVMPVTSFEIMLAKVWSMGLIVLLASVFALRIIVEGWLQVPLRGSQTLYLFGATLLLFATTSMGIFLGTLARSMPQLGLLIILVLIPLQILSGGMTPRESMPELVQRIMFVAPTTHFVELAQAILFRGAGLGIVWPHLLALAIIGSAFFLGALLRLRKAQE from the coding sequence ATGGCCAGGCTTGCCAATATTCTGCAACTGGGTATCAAAGAAATACGCAGCCTGTATCGCGACCCGGCTCTGATGTTACTGATCATTTACTCGTTCACTTTGGGGATCTACCTGAGTGCCACTGGCGAGCCGGAGGCGCCATTCCGAGCTAGCGTGGCCATTGTCGACGAGGATCAGTCTCAGGCATCCTTACGTATTGTTAATGCCTTTCAGCTTCCCTATTTTTTGCCGCCTGAATTTATCGATATTGGCCAGATGGATCGTGGCATGGATGCGGGGCGTTATACCTTTACACTTAATATTCCTCCTAACTTTCAGCGTGATCTGCTGGCCGCTCGACAGCCGACCATTCAGTTGAATGTCGACGCTACCCAGATCAGTCAGGCATTTACGGGAGCTGGGCATATTCAGCGGATTATCAGTGATGAGGTGGCCGATTTCATCGGAACATACCAGCACCCATCGCCGGGCCGCATTGAGGCAGTAGTTCGTGCTGAATTCAACGCTAATCTCAACCGAAGTTGGTTCGGCGCCATTAATGAAGCTATCAATCAAATCACCATGTTGTCGATTATCCTGACAGGAGCAGCGTTGATCCGTGAACGAGAGCACGGCACCATTGAGCATTTGTTGGTCATGCCGGTCACCTCGTTCGAGATCATGTTGGCCAAGGTCTGGTCGATGGGGTTGATCGTGCTGTTGGCTTCGGTCTTCGCACTACGCATCATCGTCGAGGGTTGGCTGCAAGTACCTCTTCGCGGCTCGCAGACGCTCTATCTTTTCGGCGCCACGCTACTGCTGTTTGCGACCACATCAATGGGGATTTTTCTGGGCACGTTGGCGCGCTCAATGCCGCAACTGGGCCTGTTAATCATTCTGGTACTGATTCCCCTGCAGATTCTGTCGGGTGGGATGACCCCGCGTGAAAGCATGCCTGAGCTTGTGCAGCGCATCATGTTTGTCGCCCCGACCACTCACTTTGTCGAACTTGCTCAGGCCATTCTCTTTCGTGGCGCCGGATTGGGAATTGTCTGGCCGCATTTGTTGGCGCTGGCCATCATTGGCAGCGCGTTTTTTTTGGGCGCCCTTTTAAGGCTCAGAAAAGCACAAGAATGA